From Phycodurus eques isolate BA_2022a chromosome 20, UOR_Pequ_1.1, whole genome shotgun sequence, a single genomic window includes:
- the snrnp40 gene encoding U5 small nuclear ribonucleoprotein 40 kDa protein, protein MIEPKKRMADMAVVPASTMKRPRTELVAAAQSQQLMAGGPPRTSSLQAPIMLMSGHEGEVYCCRFHPNGATLASSGFDRLILMWNVYGDCDNFATLKGHSGAVMELHYNTDGSLLLSASTDKTVGVWDSETGERVKRLKGHTSFVNTCYPARRGPQLVCTGSDDGTVKLWDVRKKGAVHTFQNTYQVLAVTFNDTSDQILSGGIDNDIKVWDLRQNKLMYNMHGHGDSVTGLSLSSEGSYLLSNSMDNTVRIWDVRPFAPKERCVKIFQGNVHNFEKNLLRCSWSTDGSKIAAGSADRFVYIWDTTSRRILYKLPGHAGSVNEVVFHPEEPVGKSRCRRPTFEAAVSPRPIVSAPVREGFLERCCSNLLHQG, encoded by the exons ATGATTGAGCCCAAGAAGAGAATGGCGGACATGGCGGTTGTGCCCGCCTCCACCATGAAGAGACCCCGGACGGAGCTGGTGGCGGCGGCCCAGTCTCAGCAGCTCATGGCCGGG GGGCCTCCAAGGACCTCCAGCCTGCAGGCCCCCATCATGCTGATGTCGGGCCACGAGGGCGAGGTCTACTGCTGCAGGTTTCACCCCAACGGAGCCACCCTGGCCTCGTCCGGCTTTGATAGGCTCATTT TGATGTGGAACGTGTACGGCGACTGTGACAACTTTGCCACGCTGAAGGGTCACAGTGGGGCCGTGATGGAGCTGCACTACAACACAGATGGAAG CCTGCTGTTGTCTGCGAGCACGGACAAGACGGTGGGCGTGTGGGACAGCGAGACGGGCGAGCGGGTCAAGCGTCTGAAGGGCCACACCTCCTTCGTCAACACCTGCTACCCGGCCCGCAGGGGACCCCAGCTCGTGTGCACCGGTAGCGACGACGGGACCGTCAAG CTGTGGGACGTGCGCAAGAAAGGCGCCGTCCACACCTTCCAGAACACCTACCAGGTGCTGGCCGTCACCTTCAACGACACCAGCGACCAGATTCTGTCCGGAGGCATCGACAACGACATCAAG GTGTGGGACCTGAGGCAGAACAAGCTGATGTACAACATGCACGGGCACGGCGACTCCGTCACCGGACTCAGTCTCAGCTCGGAGGGATCCTACCTGCTCTCCAACTCCATGGACAACACTg TGCGTATTTGGGACGTTCGACCCTTCGCGCCCAAGGAAAGATGTGTGAAGATTTTCCAGGGCAACGTACACAACTTTGAAAAG AATCTGCTGAGGTGCTCGTGGTCCACTGACGGCAGCAAAATAGCTGCGGGATCAGCTGACAG ATTTGTCTACATTTGGGACACCACGTCCCGCCGCATCCTCTACAAGCTGCCGGGCCACGCCGGCTCCGTCAACGAGGTCGTCTTTCACCCCGAGGAGCCCGTCGGTAAGTCGCGTTGCCGCCGGCCGACGTTTGAGGCCGCGGTCAGCCCTCGGCCGATCGTGAGCGCACCTGTTCGCGAAGGTTTCTTAGAACGGTGCtgctcaaaccttttacaccaaggcTAA
- the nkain1 gene encoding LOW QUALITY PROTEIN: sodium/potassium-transporting ATPase subunit beta-1-interacting protein 1 (The sequence of the model RefSeq protein was modified relative to this genomic sequence to represent the inferred CDS: deleted 1 base in 1 codon): MGKCDGRCTLLGICALQLVAALQRQVFDFLGYQWAPILANFLHIMAVILGMFGTVQFRFRYLIFYAVWLVLWVGWNAFIICFYLEVGKLSQDRDFLMTFNTSLHRSWWMEHGPGCLVTPVLDSHLAPDDHHVITVSGCLLDYQYIEVLSSAIQVLLALFGFVYACYMSKVFQDDEDSFDFIGGFDSYGYQPPQKSSHLQLQPLYTAG; this comes from the exons ATGGGGAAGTGCGACGGGAGATGCACGCTGCTGGGCATATGCGCCCTGCAGCTG GTGGCCGCCCTTCAGAGGCAGGTGTTTGACTTCCTGGGCTACCAGTGGGCGCCCATCCTGGCCAACTTCCTGCACATCATGGCCGTCATCCTGGGCATGTTCGGCACCGTG CAGTTCCGCTTCCGATACCTCATCTTT taCGCAGTGTGGCTGGTGCTGTGGGTGGGCTGGAACGCCTTCATCATCTGCTTCTACCTGGAGGTGGGCAAGCTGTCTCAG GACAGGGACTTTCTGATGACGTTCAACACGTCCCTGCACCGTTCCTGGTGGATGGAGCACGGTCCCGGTTGCCTGGTGACGCCGGTGTTGGACTCGCACTTGGCCCCCGACGACCACCACGTCATCACCGTCTCGGGCTGCCTCCTGGACTACCAGTACATCGAAGTGCTGAGCTCGGCCATCCAGGTCCTGCTGGCC CTTTTTGGCTTCGTGTACGCGTGCTACATGAGCAAAGTCTTCCAGGACGACGAGGACAGCT TCGACTTCATCGGCGGTTTCGACTCGTACGGCTACCAGCCTCCTCAGAAGTCCTCGCACTTGCAACTGCAGCCTCTCTACAC GGCTGGCTAA